One segment of Solanum lycopersicum chromosome 1, SLM_r2.1 DNA contains the following:
- the LOC138342123 gene encoding uncharacterized protein — protein MTVTSIEKSELAAYQLKDVAQTWYVQWRDNRALRGSLVTWETYKKDFLDRFFIRELRESMVEEFINLRQGGMGVLDYSLKFTKLFKCAPSILSNLRDEMSGFLTWVSGDLVEECRSTMIHDNKNISHLMVHAQQVEEIRLNRKRREAKRAKPYEGGSSKSRLDNQEKPRFKKWFSNQVPSKFPKASENRASHPKSQKGRGASSPSKKPTCEKCGKKHYGDCLVGTENFFGCGKSGHKVRDLPN, from the coding sequence ATGACAGTGACCTCAATTGAGAAGTCCGAGTTGGCagcctatcaactcaaagatgtggcccaaacttggtacgtgcaatggagggataatagggcACTAAGAGGTAGTCTAGTGACTTGGGAGACCTACAAGAAGGATTTCCTTGATCGATTCTTTATTAGAGAATTGAGGGAATCTAtggtggaagaattcatcaaccttcgtcaaggaggtatgggTGTACTTGACTAttccttgaaattcactaaattgttcAAGTGTGCTCCATCCATTTTGTCTAACctaagggatgagatgagtggTTTTCTTACATGGGTATCAGGAGACTTGGTTGAGGAATGTCGTTCGACTATGATTCATGATAATAAGaatatttctcatctcatggttcatgctcaacaagtggaagaaatTAGGCTAAATAGGAAGAGGAGGGAGGCCAAGAGGGCCAAGCCTTATGAAGGTGGTTCTTCAAAGAGTAGGCTTGACAATCAAGAAAAACCTAGGTTCAAGAAATGGTTTTCGAATCAAGTTCCTTCAAAATTTCCCAAGGCTAGTGAGAATAGGGCTTCTCATCCTAAGTCTCAAAAGGGAAGAGGTGCTAGTTCACCAAgcaagaagccaacttgtgaaAAGTGTGGCAAAAAGCATTATGGTGACTGCCTTGTTGGGACGGAAAATTTCTTTGGGTGTGGCAAGAGTGGCCATAAGGTTAGGGATTTACCTAATTAA